The stretch of DNA TCTGTGCTCAAAGGGGTTTTGTCTCCTTTTAAGTTTTTCACTGAAAtggtgttttgtatttgtattttgtacTTGAATTCCCATCATTTTGAAGACACACGTCTTGACTTTTGCTCTGAAGGTGCTTCTTTACAATTGAATTCTCTCTTTCCTGGCTGTGCTTCATTCTTTAAcatcttttatattattatagttaaatcACTGTCTAGACAGGAGGCAAAAGTGGGATGAGAGAACAAGTTGCATGTAATGAAAACAAGGAGCTAGAAGATATTCCTGTGTATGTCACCACCTGAAAAATGTTCAGTCTGAAAACTATTTATGCTACTAATGAAACATCAATGCATCTGATACCCAAAGATTATTTCATTCCTTTAGCCATGTATTCCTACTTTTCCTTTTCCTTCCTACTACCTTTTCGATATCTTTGATAAAAGAGTGTTATAATATTCAAAGACAGAAGCAAAGTTTACTTTGTATGTCTTTTATTCTAAGGTCTCTTTAACTGTCCAGTGCCAAGTATGACACATTATTGCATGTCTGATGAGCTTTTGGAAAAACATTCCCTCCTTCCACGGTGTTGCTTTTAATTACACTGACATTATTGGTTGAAAGTCAAGTTCAGCCAGACACAACACATTCGTTTTTGACACCTTGTTTTGAGATGTAACCGTTAATTGGCTTCTCTGTTTACAGACCCACGGCCCAAAACTGAGTGCTCTCTCCGTTGTGTGAGATGAAGCGAGATTCAAAGCAGAAGGTTGTTACTTCTCTCACATTAAGCATGGGTAACCATCAAAATCTTCTCAGTAGTTTGTTTGTATACCATGCTATGAATCGTTCAAAACCTGTGGTGAATTTTAGGGAACAACACAGGCTTTTTAGACAAATTCTGAATCCGCTTACATTTTATGCTCGTTATTCAAATGCATGCATCAGCTTTATTATAATAGGAAGAGAAGTCTGTTTGCTCTCTACTCATATGTGATGATTCATGAATTTTGGCTAATGCCTAATTTGCTGTTCCTGTTGCATCACCAATAGCTTAATTGGAAATCTCTCTTGGTCTGTAATGTTCCTTTTTTCAGCTGCTAATTCATTCATGCTTTAGCTGCTGCAAGGCTGAATATTAACTAGTGTGCAAAGAGTCCTTCTTCTAAATGTATCATTTCAGGTTTATGCAAATCAAGTAGGTTTGCCAACAGCAATCAGAGTTTTGTGTCTCAGGGTAGATCACCTCAGTGACTAGGCTGAACTGTTGATTTATTGCCATTGCATACAGTAGATTGAAATGCAATCCTTCCACATCCTGTGGAGTTGCTTATTTATCTGTGATGAGCTGCGTTTGCTAGAGATGATGTTGGAGTTGGATGTGTTGCTCGTGCGTAATTGTGCTTGTTTTGTAAAATGGGGCGGATTTTTGATCCTGTTCAAAAGTAtgggttcagtaagatttttattttttatgctttaCAAGGCATCTCTTATGCTTGTCAAGGCTGAATttctttgatcaaaatacagtaataaacagtaatattgtgaaatattataacaattttaaataactgttttcttgtttaatttataataaaatgaaatgtattaacgTATATGATGCCAAAGCTGAATGTCaaatcagtgttgaaaacagttgtactgcttaacacttttgtggaaacatttatacagttttttgtttgtttgtttgttttgtcagGATTCCTTGAataagaaagttcaaaagaacaacacttttttaatatgcatatttctacaatgtaaaagtattatttccttaaaaaatatgtaaaatcttactgactccacatttttgaatggtgtaAATCAATGTTttggctacactgtaaaaaaagttcagtaaaatttatggtaaaaaactggcagctgtggttgccggaattctaccgtaaaatatacggtagcaacattttaggttttacggttttaacttaaatttatagttaaataccgtaatttcattaactgatataatgttaatataccaaccaattgaaatactgaaatctgttttgtacctttgaaatacattgataaccaccaaatgcagaaggtgatgagaaagtcacatgatgaaccaaagcccatcacaagcttttaaataataacatatatagaaggtgcacagtgtcgttcacacaaacactaaacaccatcatggtgagactcattaaactgaaatatgcaataaacattaatttaacaacattagatgtaacatacaaccctaataaacataactgataagaaaaaactaagaagaaacctagttatttcaaagaaaaaacatcaaattcaaacaaaatttgaaatgcaacgcagagaattctgggaacgtcaatttacgttttttccctgtaaattttacattctttttcacttccaaaagcggtatttcaccgtaaaattgtctgaaatgtctattacagtttttcactgtatatattacgggaacttaccgttaaccatttaacagctTTTTACCGTAGCTTCTTCACAGtattttaccgttaaaatcacggtcattatttacagtgtaaatactgtacatttgcATAAGAGTAGGAGTGTCTTACAGAATGTGCTAGTTTGATGTACATTAGTCCTCTTTTAACTATGATATTGTAATCCTTTTAAGATCTTTCTTAATCTCATTACATTCTTACATGTGTTATCTGGTCctaaagattacattttgcCTGATTATTGGCAGCAGCTTCAATGTTTCGGACTGGAATGTAAGTGTACAGCTTTTGGAAGCGAGGTTTAGCCAGTGGGTGTTGTGATTTTGAAGAACAGATGTTGCTAATTAAATGATACAGCAAAACAAATGATGGACACATTCAAGCTTGCAGTTCAACCACAAGCAATTCGCAAGAAATTCTGGATTGATGGCTAGAGTAACACAAGCTTCCCTCTGGCGATACCGTTTACACTTAAGTCATGCAATTTCCTATGACTTCTTACTTGCAGAGCCCAACAATAACACGTACAGTgagattgtgatttatttaatttcttgaaAAGACTGATAAATAGGAAAGGAAATGTGTAACGTTTGACTGGCGCCTTCAATCTGTGGTTGTGCAATTTGTTATTAAAGGGCTTTATTTAATATGAGTGCTTTCTCTACAGTGTCATTAAGTAAAGTGATACACTCTCTCTTGACATCAGACTCAATTCTTCCACTTTTGAGCTAATCTTTCCATGATAAATGATGCTCAGAGTGTTTTCTCAGCGTGAGGCTTGGCACTTAGAGATACTTAAGAAATCACGTTTACActattttaaagtgtccttgttacattgtaattatacattttaatactgAGCAAGATTTATCAACTAcatatacttactatatggttagggataggattagggtttggtttagggttacttgcatgcaattatccataatttcttgttattataatagtaagtaaatgtaacgtgtaacaaggacaccttaaaataaagtgttactgaaatgCCATAACTGTTTTGACCCTGGTCTGAGCGTCAGCAGCCCTTTCTTGAGTTTGGTGACTGCATGAAAACGTCAGACCCCAGTTGTATGGTTTCTGTTCTTTTGTCTCCAGAGAAATGGAGACAGCAAGAATCAATTTCATCCTTCCACATCCTTGATTCAGCCAGAGGTAGATAGAGTGAGTgaacatatgtttttttttttttttccactctaCACTACTGAAGGACCATTGAGTCCTTACTGACATTGAGAACCAAAATAGAACACCACAGGGGTTTGTTTTCTTATACGCTTCCAAATGGATTATCTAAGCAACTGGCTTGTTGTACAGTTCATCTTGATGCTGCTGATCTGCAATGCCATAATGAATTTCCTttttatcaataaataataaacaggaAGTTCACAGACTGTCAGCGTGACCTTTGTGGTAATTTCTCTCATTTTCGGCAAGGTTGCACGGAAAATTGCAAGGTTGTATCTATTTTGTACTAAAGATATCGAGCGTAAAGCATTATTTTAGCTACCTGCTACAATTTCCTGTATCAGTGTTTTCCAGGCTCATCGACTGAGCATAATGCATTAGTGCTTGAGGAACAGAGTTCAAATGCATGAATATGCATAGGCCAGTTTAGCCCCAAGCGATGAATGCCACTATATGGATTGTGAGACGGGAAAGCGATTCTTTTTTGGAATTTGCAGATGATGATTTTGGCCCAGAGTGTCTTATTCCTTAGTTTTTGTGTGCAATCACAGCTGAATGGAATAGTGATGAGTATTAGTGCACTAATGTCTCAGATTAGTAGAccatttgttgttttcttttgtaaaatAGTAGATTATCTATGTGAAATCTTACTGTGAGCTGACGTCATTGTAAATGAATGTCAGTGTGTAATATTACAATGATTGTGCTTTTTTCACACTAGATTTAAATCCATCCATGTAATTGCAACTCTTTGGAAAATAACATATTTCTGTGATAATACAGACTTCCTAGATGTGGAAATATGTGAGAAAAGTTACTCTTGGCACAATAAAATTTATTAATAGTATTTATAACATGCTTTTCCTTCTGGACTGTGCATGCAGCAATATGTTTATTCAATTTTCTAATAATGTATGATTTATGCCATGCAGTGAAGTAGTGGGCTGGATGTGTATCTATCATTGGTACAGTATTCAGCATTAACTTGTCCACTTCTGCAGTTGTAATTAAAAATGCTTCACCTTCAAGTATTAGTTCTGcataatatttatgaaaatttCTGGGTTTATCTGTTAATCTCCACAGAGGTATCAAGGCCTTGTTATCCTTAATAGTCCTACTTGGATGTCACTTTTCTGAATGTTTCCatctgcactgaaaaaaaaaaatgctgtagaaacaattttcactcagaaattgctaaataaccattaattacaaagaaacaagtaacatttgaaaaaaaaaatgaaaagtttaagtagaaagactgaaataatatttcttagATATAGGtatactccaataatctgttTCATTTACACCTTCTAAAAATCTATCTATGATACATGACATTGGGTGCATCTGGAAAATATGAATGAGTTGGGTTGCTTGTGAATTGTGgcaagtgtttttgtttaatcaAACATTTAAGAGTAATTCTTCCACTGGGATACTACTGTAAAGAAGTTACATTTTTCAACTTTTCCTCTGTTAAAAAGTTTATCTCATGTTCTGGAATAATGATTAGGTCATGGCTTGGATCAGCCTTCAAATAGATAttattatgccatggtctgtctgaatactcgattctgattggctggcaggtgttgattaaattcgttgaaccgcacaggtagttccaggtcagtttaatcacgttctatattaatgcgcttcctataaacattggtaaccatagtaacatacaatttgagttgaatagtaatacagacgaaaataaccgtcatttttatcgttccggtcaaatattgcagcgcaaaaattattaacatctttaatatgtgactgctgggaaatgaccatggcataaacgggataatcaacggctagctgtgcgtcggtggttcttcgcctccacgtcgtgcattcaaatcgtttaatgcacagctagccgttgattatcccttacatatcaTGTGTGATGGTGTGGAAATTTAATATTAAGTGTGATGGCAATGACTTTGTTCAGTTGttggtgaaagaaaaaaaaaattggataaGCTTTGGTGTTTGCTAGTTAGTTAAATttgaacacttaaaaataaagaaatttctGGATTCAACCCCATGTTTGGTAGGCTAATGACATCTGCTTTTAgcaatgttaataataataatagcctatctaaaaTCCAAACGGTCACTGTGCTGTTCTGTTAGATATCCCTTGTCATTTCATCTTAGCTATTTCAAGTCCAAAGAGAATTTTCCTTATTTTAACACActaaatttgaataattaatagCTTAATTAAAGGGACACAATAAAAAGTATTCATCTATTTTAATACAGTCTTCAAATCGGTTGGGCGCAGTAAAGTTCCACTAACTGAAGAACCATACTTACCTTTACACGAACGGGTTAAGCTTTCCAATCTCTTCACTGCATCACCTTTAACTGCGCCATGACAAGCGTCTCAGAGTTGAACTCAAACTGATTACTGGATGACGCAGACTTTCCCCAAGAGTACAAGCTCGGTGGGCGCTTTCTAAACGACGACGTGTAGCGGTAAAAACTCCTGTGGCGGTTTTTAAGATACTCCCGATAATTCTTGGTCAGGAGCGTGTACAGAAACGGGTTGATGCAGCTGTTGCTGTAGGTCAGACTCGCCACGAGGTAATTGATGctcgtgtgcgtgtgtgaggcGAGACTGAAGGGCTTGTGGTACAAGGGCACAAGTTGCCATATCCAAAAGGGCAGAAAACACGCCCAGAACACGAGCACGATCGTGAAAATCATTATCAAAACTTTCTGTTTTGGCGAGCGCTTGCTGCTTTTATTAATAGCCGACGTCTTTTGGGACTCTAGGTACGTCCTGGCTAGTCTGGTGTACAAGTAACCTATGACAAGCCCTGGCGCCATTATGCTCGTGCAGAACAGGACGGTCAGGTACAATTTATACGCCTGGGGTGCCCAGGTGGGCGCACACATCCTTTTCACACCTCCATCTGCTGTTGTTTTAGTAGTCTGGTTTACCATGACCGTCATGGGAAGAGTTAGGACGAGGGACAAAATCCAAACTCCCCACGCCATAGCTTTTCGGTAGCTCTTGGAGCGTTTCACAGTATCCAGCGGTTTAGTCACTGCCAGGTAGCGCTCCATGCACATCACTGTCAGAGTAAATATACTCGCGTGCATAGTTAACAGGTCCAGACTCAACAGTATCCTGCAGCCCACATCCCCGAAGTACCAGTCCTTCAGAAAGTACGTGCACACCACGAAAGGAATCGTGGAGAGGTAAAGAAGATCCGCGAGCGCCAGGTTGATGATGGAGATGTACATGGAAGTGGCGAAGCGTATGGAATGGCACATGACTACCAGCGTGTAGACATTCCCCGAAACTCCAACGATGTAAACCACCGAAAGCAGCGTCCCGAAAGTCGATGTTATCACAAGCTCGTCCACCGAACCGGAGTTGCTACGGGACGGACCGCTGACACTGGCAGACTTGTTGTAATTCATCACGCTCGCGGTGAATGTGGAGCTCTGCACGGGAACTTTATGCCAGGTGCGCCAGACACTGTTTGGATATTTGACAGATGTGTCTGAGCGCGCTCGCCGGTGTCCGCAGCTCCTGACGTCAAACCCATGCTCCGCACTTGCCTTTTCGCCACTAAATGATTTCGGAGAAAGTTTAGAGGGAGACATcgtgcattttatttacagtttttgttcGTGTCTTTTTACTATTACGCCCTAAATATGCAAGAGAACAAACATTTTGGTAAAAAATGTACGTAACGCAGAAATgtcaccaaaaataaaaatgcaaaagccATATATAAAGGTTATGAATTCGCATTTTACTAATGGCACCTGCTTTACGCTCAGACACGTTTTGAaacaaagtattattattttaatgaaaccttTTCTAAATTGTTATTCTCATCTGGTGTGAAATATAGGCTATTTCTGAATATCTTTCCTTCTCTGCATTGCCGTGTGACAAACGACGTTAACCCCATTACCATGGTGCGCCTGACCTTGGGTTATTCCCACAGATCTGCTCCGTTCTCATAAACCTTTCCTGTGAAAATCGGGGCTGCGGAATAAAACGACTAGGAGCCATTGCTTGCTAAAATAGGAGATTAAATATAATAGGAGACAAATTACTTTTTCCTTACTTCAAACAAATCAGAAGTGCGTAGCTTATAGGCTACCTTTTGATAGTCAATGTTGTAAGACATTTTGGTTTAGACTAATGAATTGCTTCAGCTAtataaaggtgtttttttttttttttttcctagttGTATTTAGCAAATTACATGTTCCAAATTGACGCTGTCACTGTATTAATCTCGTGTCTGTGCCATTTAAAAGTCTGTTTTGTAAGAATATGATTCTGCATGTCATCCAGCTTTGAGTTTTACCCTGCAAAAAGCTTCCGTTGCTCTTAATCCAACAGTAGCCTGCAATTCTACATTACAATGCTAAATAaccttttattaaaaatatgccATTAGCTGTATACACATCCAATTCTGATACCAACCGTTCATTCACGATCGTGAATTATAATGACTgcctcatttaaaaataataataataataataaaagctgtttGTTGCGCGCGCTAGAGATTCAGTTACGTGTTGTTGTAcaaatttattacaattaaagcATGTTTGTAACTCCAGAGAACGAATATTCAACTATAACTTTGCTTTACTGCCTTTtatatctaaatttaatttatgtaaataatgTCAGTAATTTGCTTCAAACGAAGGTTAACAAAGTAAATTAACCGTTTTGGACGACATGGCAGGCCAGAATTCCTATAATTAACCATACCTAATCCAGTGCAGTTTATCAGTTATAGCTGAATTTTATGCTCTTGATAATATTGATACCTGATATGAAATTAAGttttcttcttgttttacatttaaaggtTTATGCAATACTTATAAGGCTGTGTGATGCACTGCAGTTATTTCCCCAGTGGTTTGGAGGTGTTCTTGTTTCTGTTGTAGTTAAGCATGGATTTTTGTTTTGGCAGTCCTCATGCATTAAATGTCGTTTTTATATTGCAGTGTAGAAATTTGGTCAACACCTGTTGTTTTTGATATGGTCTAAGAATGAATTTCACTTTTACTATATAAAGCATTCATATATTGGGAGATTTCTCAAGAG from Onychostoma macrolepis isolate SWU-2019 chromosome 12, ASM1243209v1, whole genome shotgun sequence encodes:
- the LOC131551040 gene encoding urotensin-2 receptor yields the protein MSPSKLSPKSFSGEKASAEHGFDVRSCGHRRARSDTSVKYPNSVWRTWHKVPVQSSTFTASVMNYNKSASVSGPSRSNSGSVDELVITSTFGTLLSVVYIVGVSGNVYTLVVMCHSIRFATSMYISIINLALADLLYLSTIPFVVCTYFLKDWYFGDVGCRILLSLDLLTMHASIFTLTVMCMERYLAVTKPLDTVKRSKSYRKAMAWGVWILSLVLTLPMTVMVNQTTKTTADGGVKRMCAPTWAPQAYKLYLTVLFCTSIMAPGLVIGYLYTRLARTYLESQKTSAINKSSKRSPKQKVLIMIFTIVLVFWACFLPFWIWQLVPLYHKPFSLASHTHTSINYLVASLTYSNSCINPFLYTLLTKNYREYLKNRHRSFYRYTSSFRKRPPSLYSWGKSASSSNQFEFNSETLVMAQLKVMQ